One genomic region from Mycoplasmopsis meleagridis encodes:
- a CDS encoding ATP-dependent DNA helicase: MDEENQLKIEGEIIKILFEKKGFILYLFVEDKTKKNYKVISKTSNLLKRKKYILFLNKYNKKYDSYEIYEISEPKYSRNEIKKILIFNIKNFGPAKAKKIEEFCGTNNWETILSSFTKNNYFIDILGKQIADSLKQFLEDSVGKYFLNNNLYFLFNELRKETDMSSFFDDIMKESIYNFYFKFSISPLKLLKLEDSLKLNQINYLDDFSLKNEVFILYYFGYFCEKNNSTLIPYDLFKIASFINEFYHIENKDLEDKIADLLSKKKLIFSEDCLKITTESIRKKEQDILKNIYKIMQSYIFIENNHSSYELSSKQQQAFIKAIDYPVSIITGPPGTGKSYVVKEIYNNFLNSNIKKNEIQILAPTGRAAANLIQKGLDNVRTIHSFLKIPKEEKFKNIGEINNDLKILIIDEFSMVNIDIFDFLLKKCPMIKKLVIIGDNNQIPCIGAGNILGDLIESKKIPFTELDEFYRTDNLDLINHFYKIKNNIFEISNSSRVNFYDFSKNDFYNNLYKIWTNNINKYGEDNVIFLAPTNELVNEINKKIQKYRIESIPNAISFDVLSNSEPLYLGDRVIQIVNDYDLDVFNGEIGKVVEISDNLLIVDFEYKKIVYSKEIIKENLKLAYATTVHKFQGSETNCVNFLVFSDFSHMLKNKLIYTAISRAKEEINVIGDISLYASKIRDRKNNEVIYTSMQEILKKEKWWN; this comes from the coding sequence GTAGAAGATAAAACTAAAAAAAATTATAAAGTTATTTCTAAAACGTCAAATCTTTTAAAAAGAAAGAAGTATATTTTATTTTTAAATAAGTACAATAAAAAATATGATTCTTATGAAATATATGAGATAAGTGAACCAAAATATTCAAGGAACGAAATAAAAAAAATTTTAATTTTTAATATTAAAAATTTTGGGCCGGCAAAAGCAAAAAAAATAGAAGAATTTTGTGGCACAAATAATTGAGAAACAATATTGTCTTCATTTACTAAAAATAACTATTTTATAGATATTTTAGGAAAACAAATTGCTGATTCTTTAAAACAATTTCTTGAAGATTCGGTAGGGAAATATTTTCTAAATAATAATCTTTACTTTTTATTTAATGAATTGAGAAAAGAAACAGATATGTCTTCTTTTTTTGACGACATTATGAAGGAAAGTATTTACAATTTTTATTTTAAATTTTCCATTTCTCCTTTGAAATTATTAAAGTTAGAAGATTCTTTAAAGTTAAATCAAATTAATTATTTAGATGATTTTTCATTAAAAAATGAAGTTTTTATTTTATATTATTTTGGCTATTTTTGTGAGAAAAATAATAGCACTTTAATACCTTATGATTTATTTAAAATTGCATCTTTTATCAATGAATTTTATCATATAGAAAACAAAGATTTAGAAGATAAAATAGCTGATTTGTTAAGTAAAAAGAAACTTATTTTTTCTGAAGATTGTCTTAAAATCACGACTGAATCAATAAGAAAAAAAGAGCAAGATATTTTAAAAAATATATACAAAATTATGCAGAGTTATATTTTTATTGAGAATAATCATTCAAGTTATGAATTAAGTTCTAAACAACAGCAAGCATTTATTAAAGCTATAGATTATCCAGTTTCTATTATTACAGGCCCACCAGGAACAGGTAAATCTTATGTAGTAAAAGAAATTTATAATAATTTTTTAAATAGTAATATTAAAAAAAATGAAATTCAAATTTTGGCCCCTACTGGAAGAGCAGCCGCTAATTTAATTCAAAAAGGATTAGATAATGTTAGAACTATTCATAGTTTTTTAAAAATCCCTAAGGAAGAAAAATTTAAAAATATTGGTGAAATTAATAATGATTTAAAAATACTTATAATAGATGAATTTTCAATGGTTAATATTGATATTTTTGATTTTTTATTAAAAAAGTGTCCTATGATTAAAAAATTAGTAATAATAGGTGATAATAATCAAATTCCATGCATTGGAGCAGGTAATATTTTAGGAGATTTAATAGAATCAAAAAAAATACCTTTCACAGAACTCGATGAATTCTATAGAACTGATAATTTAGATTTAATAAATCATTTTTATAAAATAAAAAATAATATTTTTGAAATATCAAATTCATCAAGAGTGAATTTTTATGATTTTAGTAAAAATGATTTTTACAATAACTTGTATAAAATATGAACTAATAACATTAATAAGTATGGAGAAGACAACGTTATTTTTTTAGCTCCAACAAATGAATTAGTTAATGAAATAAATAAAAAAATTCAAAAATATAGAATTGAATCCATTCCTAATGCTATTTCTTTCGATGTTTTATCTAATTCTGAGCCTTTATATTTAGGAGATAGAGTTATACAAATAGTAAATGATTATGATTTAGATGTTTTTAATGGCGAAATAGGAAAAGTAGTAGAAATAAGTGACAATTTACTTATAGTAGATTTTGAATATAAAAAAATTGTTTACTCAAAGGAAATAATTAAGGAAAATTTGAAATTAGCTTATGCTACAACAGTCCATAAATTTCAAGGATCCGAAACAAATTGTGTAAATTTCTTAGTTTTTAGTGATTTTAGCCATATGTTAAAAAATAAATTAATTTATACAGCAATATCAAGAGCAAAAGAAGAAATTAATGTGATAGGTGATATTAGTTTATATGCTTCTAAAATTAGAGATAGAAAAAATAATGAAGTAATTTATACTTCTATGCAAGAAATTTTAAAGAAGGAGAAGTGATGAAATTAA